One window from the genome of Hippoglossus hippoglossus isolate fHipHip1 chromosome 10, fHipHip1.pri, whole genome shotgun sequence encodes:
- the glra1 gene encoding glycine receptor subunit alphaZ1 yields MRLAKMCRLNVLGIYLWETLVFFSLAASKEAAARKAATPMPPSEFLDKLMGKVSGYDARIRPNFKVYNKDPKGSKNEATHKKVQ; encoded by the exons ATGAGACTGGCCAAAATGTGCCGACTAAACGTGCTGGGGATCTATTTGTGGGAAACGCTAGTGTTTTTCAG CTTGGCAGCGTCGAAAGAAGCTGCTGCGAGAAAAGCCGCCACTCCGATGCCGCCCTCCGAGTTCCTGGACAAACTCATGGGCAAAGTCTCGGGTTACGACGCCAGAATCCGACCAAACTTTAAAG TGTACAACAAAG accCCAAAGGCTCCAAAAATGAAGCTACTCACAAGAAAG TACAATAG